One Mesorhizobium sp. L-2-11 genomic region harbors:
- a CDS encoding ABC transporter ATP-binding protein codes for MSAIHLQNLVKKFGDFTALKTMDLAIADGEFMALLGPSGCGKSTTMNMIAGMEEPTSGKILFGERDMAGVPMGRRGVGFVFQNYAIFTHMSVRQNLAYGPKMRGAPKAEIDRRVGAIAEMLQLAPLLDRKADRLSVNILQRVAIGRSAIMEPAIFLLDEPLSNVDAAFRAVMRTELKQLQRQFRQTMVYVTHDQLEAMTMADRIAVMDHGVLQQVGTPLEVYNNPANVFVARFIGAPGMNLLRGRPAESDRGLVVDLGPLGVTPPLPDNLAPAVRAAWEDVLYGFRPEQVILSDRGLSMPVTFVERIGARTIVHLGQGESAVKAVFDNDVGLAIGQAAVVAPAQASVRVFDAATGLAMKAG; via the coding sequence ATGAGCGCCATCCATCTGCAGAACCTGGTCAAGAAGTTCGGCGACTTCACCGCCTTGAAGACGATGGATCTTGCCATCGCCGACGGCGAGTTCATGGCGCTGCTTGGGCCGTCGGGCTGCGGCAAGTCGACGACGATGAACATGATCGCCGGCATGGAAGAGCCGACCAGCGGCAAGATCCTGTTCGGCGAGCGCGACATGGCCGGCGTGCCGATGGGACGGCGCGGCGTCGGCTTCGTCTTCCAGAACTATGCGATCTTCACCCATATGAGCGTGCGACAGAACCTTGCCTACGGCCCAAAAATGCGCGGCGCGCCAAAGGCCGAGATCGACCGCCGCGTCGGCGCGATTGCCGAGATGCTGCAGCTGGCTCCGCTGCTCGACCGCAAGGCCGACAGGCTGTCGGTCAACATATTGCAGCGCGTGGCGATCGGCCGTTCGGCGATCATGGAGCCGGCGATTTTCTTGCTCGACGAGCCGCTGTCCAATGTCGACGCCGCCTTCCGGGCGGTGATGCGGACCGAATTGAAACAGCTGCAGCGGCAGTTCCGGCAGACCATGGTCTACGTCACCCACGACCAGCTCGAAGCGATGACCATGGCCGATCGCATCGCGGTGATGGACCACGGCGTGCTGCAGCAGGTCGGCACGCCATTGGAGGTCTACAACAATCCGGCCAACGTTTTCGTCGCCCGCTTCATCGGTGCACCGGGCATGAACCTGCTGAGGGGCAGGCCGGCAGAAAGCGACCGGGGCCTGGTCGTCGACCTCGGCCCGCTCGGTGTCACGCCGCCGCTGCCGGACAATCTCGCCCCGGCGGTGAGGGCCGCGTGGGAAGATGTGCTCTACGGCTTTCGGCCTGAGCAGGTGATTCTCTCAGACCGCGGCCTGTCGATGCCGGTAACGTTCGTCGAGCGCATCGGCGCGCGCACCATCGTCCATCTCGGCCAGGGCGAGAGCGCGGTAAAAGCGGTGTTCGACAATGATGTCGGGCTGGCGATCGGGCAGGCAGCGGTTGTCGCGCCGGCCCAGGCGTCCGTGCGCGTGTTCGACGCCGCCACCGGCCTTGCCATGAAGGCGGGCTGA
- a CDS encoding Gfo/Idh/MocA family protein, which translates to MTSGVLAGNGFEPDVKVRTREYRIGCVGAGMIMAECHLAAYKEAGFPVVAIASRTKASAEKVARRWEIPTVHDMPEQLIEDKNVEIIDLAFPPDQQPALIRHALKQEHIKAILAQKPLALSLDEAVKLRDEAARAGKILSVNQNMRYDQSMRVLKQIMDSGALGDIVFAQIDMHAIPHWQSFLEDYDRLTLANMSVHHLDVLRFLFGDPDEITTLTRKDPRTRFDHSDGITVSTLRFPSGVLAVSLEDVWSGPRQDGYKDDQHINWRVDGTKGVAKGTIGWPTGSASTLTYASTETTGGEWVTPSWETMWFPHAFIGVMEQLQHAVKTGEPPALSVADNVKTMALIEAGYRSIDEGRTVKLSEISTNSVI; encoded by the coding sequence ATGACGAGCGGAGTGTTAGCGGGCAACGGCTTCGAGCCGGACGTTAAAGTCCGGACCAGGGAATACAGGATCGGCTGCGTTGGCGCCGGCATGATCATGGCGGAATGTCACCTTGCCGCCTACAAGGAAGCTGGTTTTCCCGTGGTGGCAATCGCCTCCAGGACCAAGGCCAGCGCCGAGAAGGTCGCCAGGCGCTGGGAGATCCCGACCGTCCACGACATGCCGGAACAATTGATCGAGGACAAAAACGTCGAGATCATCGACCTTGCGTTTCCGCCGGACCAGCAGCCGGCACTGATCCGCCATGCGCTGAAGCAGGAGCATATCAAGGCGATCCTGGCGCAAAAGCCGCTGGCGCTGTCGCTCGATGAAGCGGTCAAACTGCGCGACGAGGCGGCCAGGGCCGGCAAGATCCTCTCGGTGAACCAGAACATGCGCTACGACCAATCGATGCGCGTGCTGAAGCAGATCATGGACAGCGGCGCGCTCGGCGACATCGTCTTCGCGCAGATCGACATGCATGCGATCCCGCACTGGCAGAGCTTCCTCGAGGACTATGACCGGCTGACGCTTGCCAATATGAGCGTCCACCATCTCGACGTGCTGCGCTTCCTGTTCGGCGATCCCGACGAGATCACCACGCTGACCCGCAAGGATCCGCGCACGCGCTTTGACCATTCGGACGGCATCACCGTTTCGACGCTGCGATTTCCGTCCGGCGTGCTCGCCGTATCGCTGGAGGACGTCTGGTCCGGTCCACGCCAAGACGGCTACAAGGACGACCAGCACATCAACTGGCGCGTCGACGGCACAAAGGGCGTCGCCAAGGGCACGATCGGCTGGCCGACAGGCTCTGCCTCGACGCTGACCTATGCCTCGACAGAGACGACCGGCGGCGAATGGGTGACACCCAGCTGGGAGACAATGTGGTTCCCGCACGCCTTCATCGGCGTGATGGAGCAGCTCCAGCACGCGGTGAAGACGGGTGAGCCGCCGGCACTTTCCGTCGCCGACAACGTCAAGACCATGGCGCTGATCGAAGCCGGATACCGCTCGATAGACGAGGGCCGCACAGTCAAGCTTTCCGAAATCTCGACAAACTCAGTCATCTGA
- a CDS encoding sugar phosphate isomerase/epimerase family protein has protein sequence MMQAGIFTGYFPYGLKETAQKIRALDFNTVQLDLHFRDIDLSAGQITKEKARTVRDTFRDHNLPVCCVSGYTNIIHPDMGEREKRVGYLKEIIRNARHFGTPYVISETGTYNTESDWVHHPKNKTEEGFEECRKVISDLAQTAYDHGAVFLLETYVNNVVGSVEETVKMFAQVDHPGLGLLMDPTNYFETHNIDRMDQILNQVFDTLTDKIKIAHAKDVKRSGGDKSEKHADIGDEDALESHTFRGVGEIELPAPGLGSLNYDLYLKRLSEKHPNIPVIIEHLSEDDVPRAKKFLDEKFRANGL, from the coding sequence ATGATGCAGGCAGGTATCTTCACGGGCTATTTCCCGTACGGCCTCAAGGAAACCGCGCAGAAGATCCGCGCGCTCGATTTCAACACGGTGCAGCTCGACCTGCATTTCAGGGATATCGACCTGTCGGCCGGGCAGATCACCAAGGAAAAGGCCAGGACGGTTCGCGACACATTCCGCGACCACAACCTGCCTGTGTGCTGCGTGTCGGGCTACACCAACATCATCCATCCCGACATGGGCGAGCGCGAGAAGCGCGTAGGCTATCTCAAGGAGATCATCCGCAATGCCCGCCATTTCGGCACGCCTTACGTGATCTCGGAAACCGGCACCTACAACACCGAATCCGACTGGGTGCATCATCCCAAGAACAAGACCGAGGAAGGTTTTGAGGAATGCCGCAAGGTCATTTCAGACCTTGCCCAGACCGCCTACGACCACGGCGCGGTGTTCCTGCTCGAAACCTATGTCAACAATGTCGTCGGCTCGGTCGAGGAGACGGTGAAGATGTTCGCGCAGGTCGACCATCCCGGCCTCGGCCTGTTGATGGATCCGACCAACTATTTCGAGACCCATAACATCGACAGGATGGACCAGATCCTGAACCAGGTGTTCGACACGCTGACCGACAAGATCAAAATAGCCCACGCCAAGGACGTCAAGCGTTCGGGCGGCGACAAGTCGGAGAAGCACGCCGATATCGGCGACGAGGACGCGCTGGAGAGCCACACCTTCCGTGGTGTCGGCGAGATCGAGCTGCCGGCGCCCGGCCTCGGTTCGCTCAACTACGACCTCTATCTCAAGCGGTTGTCCGAAAAGCACCCGAACATCCCGGTCATCATCGAGCACCTTTCGGAGGATGACGTGCCTCGTGCCAAAAAATTCCTCGACGAGAAATTCCGCGCCAACGGACTGTGA
- a CDS encoding ABC transporter ATP-binding protein translates to MAYIVFRNVTKRYGGTLAVDDASFTVNDNEFFCFFGPPLSGKSTVLRLVLGLETPDAGEILIGGRPVNTVSPAERNVAMVFQNLALFPHMSARDNVRFPLVERRVAEADIENRVADVAAKLHIGHILHKPPAQLSGGERQRVAIARALVRDPNAYLMDDPISALDARLREETRVELKRIQRELGKTLIYVTHDQEEAMSVADRIAILENGRIRQIGAPAEIYDRPASTYVARLLGSPMMNILKSVRRAEGMEAAEGTIRIADKAAPADAVEIGLRPEDIKVKAWSEGGAGHPARVFEVEPLGGYTVVTLAAGQARLRALLRGQPDIRPDAMVAISCEPGRVHYFGQSGGALAR, encoded by the coding sequence ATGGCCTATATCGTCTTCCGCAACGTGACGAAACGCTATGGCGGCACGCTCGCCGTCGACGACGCCTCGTTCACTGTCAACGACAATGAGTTCTTCTGCTTCTTTGGCCCGCCGCTGTCGGGCAAGTCGACGGTGCTTCGTCTGGTGCTCGGGCTGGAGACGCCGGACGCCGGCGAAATCCTGATCGGCGGCAGGCCGGTCAATACGGTGTCGCCAGCCGAGCGCAATGTCGCCATGGTGTTCCAGAACCTGGCGCTGTTTCCGCATATGAGCGCGCGCGACAATGTCCGCTTTCCCCTGGTCGAACGCCGGGTCGCCGAGGCCGATATCGAAAATCGTGTCGCAGACGTCGCGGCCAAGCTGCATATCGGCCACATTCTGCACAAGCCGCCGGCGCAGCTTTCGGGCGGCGAGCGGCAGCGCGTGGCGATCGCCCGGGCGCTGGTACGCGACCCCAATGCTTATCTGATGGACGATCCGATCTCGGCGCTCGACGCCAGGCTGCGCGAGGAGACGCGCGTCGAGCTGAAGCGCATCCAGCGCGAGCTCGGCAAGACGCTGATTTATGTTACGCATGACCAGGAAGAGGCGATGTCGGTCGCTGACCGCATCGCCATTCTTGAGAACGGCAGGATCAGGCAGATCGGCGCGCCGGCCGAGATCTATGACCGGCCGGCCAGCACCTATGTGGCGCGGCTGCTCGGTTCGCCGATGATGAACATATTGAAGTCAGTGCGCCGCGCGGAAGGCATGGAGGCGGCGGAAGGCACGATCCGCATCGCGGACAAGGCCGCGCCGGCCGATGCCGTCGAGATTGGACTCAGGCCGGAAGACATCAAGGTCAAGGCCTGGTCGGAGGGGGGCGCGGGCCACCCGGCGCGAGTGTTCGAGGTCGAGCCGCTTGGCGGCTACACCGTCGTGACACTCGCCGCCGGGCAGGCGCGTCTGCGGGCGCTGCTGCGTGGCCAGCCGGACATCAGGCCGGATGCGATGGTGGCGATATCCTGCGAGCCGGGCAGGGTGCATTATTTCGGGCAAAGCGGGGGAGCGCTGGCAAGATGA
- a CDS encoding carbohydrate ABC transporter permease, with translation MSAVTATIPEDVMKTVQAKPTLREEGVKLGFRLTLPAQILVLFIAVFPLLMQLYISLTDWSPLSGLGWWSAWSLWNNFANYTDLAADARFWSALKRTATVMIVCVPAEFLLGLALATLFADEFPGKRIFYSILLMPMMVVPAVAGYMFFMLFQSGGPVNDILSALSGFPVTIAWLSDPTLALVAVMLADIWQWTPLMFLILLAGLVGVPGDQIKAATLLGANPWQRFVTIVLPKMKTIIIIALAIRVIENFKIFDTLYIMTGGGPGVATETISVYIYKLTTQDLIWGYVAAIALAILIVLSIAAVFAMKRMARAREVPA, from the coding sequence ATGAGCGCGGTCACTGCCACGATTCCGGAGGACGTGATGAAAACCGTCCAGGCAAAGCCGACCCTTCGGGAGGAAGGGGTAAAGCTCGGTTTCCGGCTGACACTGCCGGCGCAGATCCTGGTGCTGTTCATCGCGGTGTTTCCGCTGTTGATGCAGCTCTATATCAGCCTGACCGACTGGTCGCCGCTGTCCGGCCTCGGTTGGTGGAGCGCCTGGTCGCTGTGGAACAATTTCGCCAACTACACCGACCTTGCCGCCGACGCGCGCTTCTGGAGCGCGCTCAAGAGAACGGCCACCGTCATGATCGTCTGTGTGCCGGCGGAATTCCTGCTCGGCTTGGCACTCGCCACGCTGTTTGCCGACGAGTTCCCGGGCAAGCGGATCTTCTATTCGATCCTGCTGATGCCGATGATGGTAGTGCCGGCGGTAGCCGGCTACATGTTCTTCATGCTGTTCCAGTCGGGCGGACCGGTCAACGACATCCTGTCGGCGCTATCAGGCTTTCCCGTCACCATCGCCTGGCTGTCGGACCCGACGCTGGCGCTCGTCGCCGTCATGCTCGCCGACATCTGGCAATGGACGCCGCTGATGTTCCTCATCCTGCTTGCCGGCCTGGTCGGCGTGCCCGGGGACCAGATCAAAGCGGCGACGCTGCTTGGCGCCAATCCCTGGCAGCGCTTCGTCACCATCGTGCTGCCGAAGATGAAGACGATCATCATCATCGCACTGGCAATCAGGGTCATCGAGAACTTCAAGATCTTCGACACGCTCTACATCATGACCGGCGGCGGTCCCGGCGTCGCTACCGAGACCATCTCGGTCTACATTTACAAGCTTACCACCCAAGACCTGATCTGGGGCTATGTCGCGGCGATCGCGCTGGCCATCCTGATCGTGCTGTCCATCGCTGCGGTGTTTGCCATGAAGCGCATGGCCCGGGCGCGGGAGGTGCCGGCATGA